In the Leptospira sp. WS4.C2 genome, one interval contains:
- the rplI gene encoding 50S ribosomal protein L9 encodes MKVVLQKDVLNLGDAGDVKEVADGYARNFLIPRRFAVRANDGNTKAAVHQKKLAELKRDKRVKVMKELSSSIEGKTYEIKVKVGENDKLFGSVTANDIALAIKNTGVELDKRKLDLGEPLKSVGEYKIKVRLAEGVVPQIIVKVVGQT; translated from the coding sequence ATGAAAGTTGTATTGCAAAAAGATGTATTGAATCTTGGTGATGCTGGTGATGTGAAAGAAGTTGCGGACGGTTATGCGCGTAACTTCCTCATTCCTAGAAGATTTGCAGTCCGTGCAAATGATGGAAACACAAAAGCCGCAGTCCACCAAAAGAAACTTGCTGAACTGAAACGCGACAAACGTGTGAAGGTGATGAAAGAACTTTCTTCTTCAATCGAAGGTAAAACTTACGAGATAAAAGTGAAAGTGGGTGAGAACGACAAACTTTTCGGTTCTGTAACAGCGAATGACATTGCACTCGCAATCAAAAACACTGGTGTAGAACTCGACAAACGCAAACTAGATTTAGGTGAGCCACTAAAGTCAGTGGGCGAATATAAAATTAAAGTTCGTTTGGCTGAAGGTGTTGTTCCCCAAATCATAGTTAAAGTCGTCGGCCAAACATAG
- the rpsF gene encoding 30S ribosomal protein S6 — protein MRNYEITNILREGNVEETKSAVKDLLSKYNFTIQGEEDWGSKRLWHPVGQDEQGHFTLIKCSGSPTEVSKIEHEFKLNVNILKTLVIRANG, from the coding sequence ATGAGAAACTACGAAATCACGAATATTCTTCGTGAAGGTAATGTAGAAGAGACGAAGTCTGCAGTAAAAGACTTACTCTCCAAATACAACTTCACGATCCAAGGCGAAGAGGATTGGGGTTCTAAAAGACTCTGGCATCCCGTTGGACAAGACGAACAAGGTCACTTCACACTCATCAAGTGTTCCGGATCCCCTACTGAAGTCTCTAAGATCGAACATGAATTCAAACTCAATGTTAACATCTTAAAAACCCTCGTAATCAGGGCAAATGGCTAA
- a CDS encoding CapA family protein, giving the protein MSLFRLFFPLFFFVIPLFVFSADIPESEEPKLEQPTQDLYHFRTETGETLKYPKSTKLWFGGDVMFNWGVRDSMRTEDPYFPFRSFSSFLKNFDYRFLNLETPILHKTPAVDQRKSYVFFGERRDLTVLRLLGIDGVFLGNNHTMDFGENGLYETLELLDEFGIRHTGAGKHTDDALVPISVTKQNTDYRIFSFSDTGETRLFSGTKSPGAAYFRVGTAERIIKKTKPNQINILSVHWGVEYNPFPMDTERNAAKYLVGAGYKAIIGHHPHVPQGIEVFSKGVVIYSLGNFFFGSKNQYLKHNISVVLHFDGEKLLFVEVIPVFGKHQSLPGDHYFFPLGPKDAESFLKEYSILCKQLGTELVISGGRGYVFLDKELKAKLKP; this is encoded by the coding sequence TCTCTGCGGACATTCCAGAATCAGAAGAACCTAAGTTAGAGCAGCCAACCCAGGATCTTTACCACTTTCGTACGGAAACGGGGGAGACCTTAAAGTATCCCAAATCCACAAAGCTTTGGTTTGGTGGGGATGTGATGTTCAATTGGGGAGTTCGGGATTCGATGCGAACAGAAGATCCATACTTTCCTTTTCGCAGTTTTTCTAGTTTTCTAAAAAACTTTGATTATCGTTTCCTAAATTTAGAAACACCCATACTTCATAAAACTCCTGCAGTCGATCAAAGAAAGTCCTATGTATTTTTTGGGGAAAGAAGGGATTTAACTGTTTTACGCCTTCTCGGAATTGATGGGGTTTTTCTTGGAAATAACCATACTATGGACTTTGGAGAGAATGGACTTTATGAAACCTTGGAGCTTTTAGATGAATTTGGAATTCGTCATACTGGCGCGGGCAAACATACGGATGATGCCTTGGTTCCCATCTCTGTCACCAAACAAAACACAGACTATCGTATCTTTTCCTTTTCCGATACCGGAGAAACTAGATTGTTTTCAGGTACCAAATCTCCTGGGGCAGCATACTTTCGAGTCGGAACTGCTGAAAGAATCATCAAAAAAACAAAACCCAATCAAATCAATATTCTGTCAGTTCATTGGGGGGTGGAATACAATCCTTTTCCCATGGATACGGAAAGAAATGCCGCCAAATACTTGGTAGGTGCTGGATACAAGGCCATCATCGGTCATCATCCCCATGTTCCTCAAGGGATAGAGGTATTTTCTAAGGGTGTTGTAATATATTCTCTGGGAAACTTTTTTTTTGGATCGAAGAACCAATATTTAAAACATAATATTTCTGTGGTTTTGCATTTTGATGGCGAAAAACTTTTGTTTGTCGAAGTGATCCCTGTATTTGGGAAACACCAATCTCTTCCGGGAGATCATTATTTTTTTCCTTTGGGTCCTAAAGATGCGGAAAGTTTTTTAAAAGAATATTCGATTCTTTGTAAACAATTAGGAACCGAACTTGTGATTTCCGGGGGAAGGGGTTACGTCTTTTTGGATAAGGAACTAAAGGCCAAACTGAAACCGTAG
- the dnaB gene encoding replicative DNA helicase encodes MNSNPLQEIESEKNLIGYLLMRGVAGQEDLGLSPDDFYMDSHRRIFEAVTDLISEGIAIDLVTVTNQMREKRLFKDESRDLEYITSLYKDTVPFQPLDYYVRRVKRISDRRKYVEALNQAIDKVKIEPGENDSVFSLVEQSLMDISRQERSKGLRKVKDDANALIDYIKNVVAASQNGTGGINGLKTHFTGLDMATTGLKSHELMILAARPGNGKTTFALNIAANAALKERKTVVIFSLEMSRIELLLKLISADARIDSYALKAGTLTSAQMTQLKDSIGNITSASLYIDDSGYLTIQEFSARLRQLRTTEEVGLVIVDYLQLMSDPKAAMGGRQQEVANISRGLKQMAREVGCPIIALSQMNRSIENRSKDQRPQLSDLRESGAIEQDADIVCFIYREEMVKPPEELDPNKRGMAEIIIAKNRAGATADFPLMFNPKISRFDNVPL; translated from the coding sequence ATGAATTCTAACCCCCTTCAGGAGATAGAGTCTGAGAAGAACTTAATCGGTTACCTACTCATGAGAGGGGTAGCCGGGCAGGAAGACTTAGGTCTTAGCCCGGATGACTTCTACATGGACAGCCATAGACGAATCTTTGAAGCTGTCACAGATCTCATCAGTGAAGGGATTGCCATTGACCTGGTTACGGTCACAAACCAAATGCGGGAGAAACGTCTTTTTAAAGATGAATCCCGCGACTTGGAATACATCACTTCCCTCTACAAAGATACTGTTCCCTTCCAACCTCTGGACTATTATGTTCGGCGGGTGAAACGTATTTCAGATCGTCGCAAATACGTCGAAGCTTTAAACCAAGCCATCGATAAAGTAAAAATTGAACCTGGGGAAAACGATTCTGTATTTAGTCTTGTAGAACAGTCGCTTATGGACATCTCTCGCCAAGAGAGATCCAAAGGTTTACGAAAAGTAAAAGATGATGCCAATGCACTCATTGATTACATCAAAAACGTTGTGGCGGCAAGCCAAAATGGAACCGGTGGAATTAACGGATTAAAAACCCATTTTACCGGTTTAGATATGGCGACCACAGGCCTTAAGTCACACGAACTTATGATCCTTGCGGCTCGTCCCGGTAACGGAAAAACTACCTTTGCCCTAAACATTGCAGCCAATGCTGCGTTGAAAGAGCGTAAAACGGTTGTTATTTTTTCCCTTGAGATGAGCCGGATCGAATTACTTTTGAAACTGATCAGTGCGGATGCAAGGATTGATTCCTATGCCTTAAAGGCGGGAACTCTGACTTCGGCACAAATGACCCAACTCAAAGACAGTATTGGAAATATCACATCAGCTAGTTTGTACATTGATGATTCAGGGTATTTGACCATCCAAGAATTTTCTGCAAGACTGCGCCAACTTCGTACCACAGAAGAAGTGGGGCTTGTGATTGTGGATTATTTACAGCTAATGAGTGATCCGAAAGCAGCCATGGGGGGGAGGCAACAAGAGGTTGCCAATATTTCCAGGGGACTGAAACAAATGGCACGGGAAGTGGGTTGTCCCATCATCGCTTTATCGCAGATGAACCGTTCCATCGAAAACCGCTCCAAAGATCAAAGGCCACAACTATCCGACTTACGGGAGTCAGGTGCCATTGAGCAGGATGCGGATATTGTATGTTTTATATATCGGGAAGAAATGGTGAAACCTCCCGAAGAGCTTGACCCGAACAAAAGGGGAATGGCTGAGATCATCATCGCCAAAAACAGAGCGGGTGCTACGGCCGATTTTCCATTGATGTTCAATCCGAAGATCAGCCGTTTCGACAACGTTCCATTATAA
- a CDS encoding single-stranded DNA-binding protein → MANDLNKILIIGRMTRDPEFKSVNGSSVVNFSIANNRVYVTNGEKKEETHYFDCVAWGRLADILKQYAGKGKQVAIEGRLQQQSWETPEGKKASKIRVYVESAQLLGGQGQGGGGSGGDRSDSSTSYDSGVSSGYDDYPAGDDDIPF, encoded by the coding sequence ATGGCTAACGATCTCAACAAAATACTTATAATCGGTCGAATGACCCGTGATCCGGAATTTAAATCGGTGAACGGAAGTTCTGTTGTCAATTTCTCAATTGCGAATAACAGAGTTTATGTGACTAACGGTGAAAAGAAAGAGGAAACTCATTATTTTGACTGTGTTGCATGGGGCCGACTCGCTGACATATTAAAACAATATGCTGGCAAGGGAAAACAAGTAGCGATCGAAGGTAGACTTCAACAACAGTCCTGGGAAACTCCTGAAGGCAAAAAAGCCTCTAAAATCCGAGTCTATGTCGAATCCGCACAATTACTTGGCGGTCAAGGACAAGGCGGCGGTGGATCAGGTGGCGACCGTTCTGACAGTTCAACTTCTTATGATTCCGGCGTAAGTAGTGGTTATGATGATTATCCAGCCGGTGATGACGACATTCCTTTTTGA
- the rpsR gene encoding 30S ribosomal protein S18 — MDGLEDDEKGGFRGKDGEGKFGRKNAKYKKKVCKFCADKALLAGLDYKRVDILERFVTNRGKIIPRRITGTCGKHQRALAREIRKSRSIGLLPFKVL; from the coding sequence ATGGACGGGTTAGAAGACGACGAAAAAGGCGGTTTCCGTGGTAAAGACGGAGAAGGCAAATTCGGTCGTAAAAACGCAAAATATAAAAAGAAAGTATGTAAGTTCTGCGCTGACAAAGCCTTACTTGCAGGACTTGATTACAAACGAGTAGACATCTTAGAAAGATTTGTTACCAACCGTGGTAAAATCATTCCAAGAAGAATCACTGGAACTTGTGGTAAACACCAAAGAGCCCTCGCTCGTGAAATCAGAAAATCCAGATCGATCGGCTTATTGCCGTTTAAAGTTCTGTAG